A window of the Archocentrus centrarchus isolate MPI-CPG fArcCen1 chromosome 9, fArcCen1, whole genome shotgun sequence genome harbors these coding sequences:
- the prxl2c gene encoding peroxiredoxin-like 2C isoform X2 yields MAEIISPITRQVTKGSQESVTSSVEINLKDVENCLIYDGNGVSIPFRTLYQDRKSVIIFVRNFLCYSCKEYVDDLGKIPREVLEQFCLLTGYPYEIYVDPERCIYQKLGMKREETFTGSAQPSSHVKSGVFMGQMKSVWRAMTSPAFDFQGDLHQQGGAIIAGPGSHVHFSHFDMNRLDHMPINWLLQLAGIQQTIDFSDKPKIIHV; encoded by the exons atggctgaaatAATTTCACCAATAACTCGACAAGTAACTAAAGGAAGCCAGGAAAGTGtgacctcttctgtggaaattAATCTCAAAGACGTCGAAAATTGTTTAATTTACGACGGGAATGGAGTCTCTATTCCGTTCAGGACCCTATACCAAGACAGGAAATCGGTCATAATTTTTGTGCGG AATTTCTTGTGCTACAGCTGTAAAGAGTATGTGGATGATTTGGGAAAAATACCCAGAGAAGTACTGGAG CAATTCTGCTTGCTCACTGGGTATCCATATGAGATATATGTGGACCCAGAGAGGTGCATTTACCAAAAGCTGGGGATGAAGCGAGAGGAGACATTCACAGGCTCTG CACAGCCTAGTTCCCATGTCAAGTCTGGTGTTTTTATGGGCCAAATGAAGAGCGTATGGAGAGCCATGACTAGTCCTGCATTCGATTTTCAGGGTGATCTACATCAACAAGGTGGAGCCATCATTGCAGGACCTG GCTCTCACGTTCATTTTTCCCATTTTGATATGAATCGGCTGGACCATATGCCCATCAACTGGCTCCTTCAGCTCGCAGGAATCCAGCAGACTATTGACTTCAGCGATAAGCCAAAAATTATTCATGTCTAG
- the prxl2c gene encoding peroxiredoxin-like 2C isoform X3, whose product MAEIISPITRQVTKGSQESVTSSVEINLKDVENCLIYDGNGVSIPFRTLYQDRKSVIIFVRQFCLLTGYPYEIYVDPERCIYQKLGMKREETFTGSAQPSSHVKSGVFMGQMKSVWRAMTSPAFDFQGDLHQQGGAIIAGPGSHVHFSHFDMNRLDHMPINWLLQLAGIQQTIDFSDKPKIIHV is encoded by the exons atggctgaaatAATTTCACCAATAACTCGACAAGTAACTAAAGGAAGCCAGGAAAGTGtgacctcttctgtggaaattAATCTCAAAGACGTCGAAAATTGTTTAATTTACGACGGGAATGGAGTCTCTATTCCGTTCAGGACCCTATACCAAGACAGGAAATCGGTCATAATTTTTGTGCGG CAATTCTGCTTGCTCACTGGGTATCCATATGAGATATATGTGGACCCAGAGAGGTGCATTTACCAAAAGCTGGGGATGAAGCGAGAGGAGACATTCACAGGCTCTG CACAGCCTAGTTCCCATGTCAAGTCTGGTGTTTTTATGGGCCAAATGAAGAGCGTATGGAGAGCCATGACTAGTCCTGCATTCGATTTTCAGGGTGATCTACATCAACAAGGTGGAGCCATCATTGCAGGACCTG GCTCTCACGTTCATTTTTCCCATTTTGATATGAATCGGCTGGACCATATGCCCATCAACTGGCTCCTTCAGCTCGCAGGAATCCAGCAGACTATTGACTTCAGCGATAAGCCAAAAATTATTCATGTCTAG
- the prxl2c gene encoding peroxiredoxin-like 2C isoform X1, whose product MAEIISPITRQVTKGSQESVTSSVEINLKDVENCLIYDGNGVSIPFRTLYQDRKSVIIFVRNFLCYSCKEYVDDLGKIPREVLEDAEIRLVVIGQSAHRHIEQFCLLTGYPYEIYVDPERCIYQKLGMKREETFTGSAQPSSHVKSGVFMGQMKSVWRAMTSPAFDFQGDLHQQGGAIIAGPGSHVHFSHFDMNRLDHMPINWLLQLAGIQQTIDFSDKPKIIHV is encoded by the exons atggctgaaatAATTTCACCAATAACTCGACAAGTAACTAAAGGAAGCCAGGAAAGTGtgacctcttctgtggaaattAATCTCAAAGACGTCGAAAATTGTTTAATTTACGACGGGAATGGAGTCTCTATTCCGTTCAGGACCCTATACCAAGACAGGAAATCGGTCATAATTTTTGTGCGG AATTTCTTGTGCTACAGCTGTAAAGAGTATGTGGATGATTTGGGAAAAATACCCAGAGAAGTACTGGAG GATGCTGAAATTAGACTGGTTGTGATTGGTCAATCTGCTCATCGTCACATAGAG CAATTCTGCTTGCTCACTGGGTATCCATATGAGATATATGTGGACCCAGAGAGGTGCATTTACCAAAAGCTGGGGATGAAGCGAGAGGAGACATTCACAGGCTCTG CACAGCCTAGTTCCCATGTCAAGTCTGGTGTTTTTATGGGCCAAATGAAGAGCGTATGGAGAGCCATGACTAGTCCTGCATTCGATTTTCAGGGTGATCTACATCAACAAGGTGGAGCCATCATTGCAGGACCTG GCTCTCACGTTCATTTTTCCCATTTTGATATGAATCGGCTGGACCATATGCCCATCAACTGGCTCCTTCAGCTCGCAGGAATCCAGCAGACTATTGACTTCAGCGATAAGCCAAAAATTATTCATGTCTAG